A genomic segment from Gossypium hirsutum isolate 1008001.06 chromosome D04, Gossypium_hirsutum_v2.1, whole genome shotgun sequence encodes:
- the LOC107898344 gene encoding dirigent protein 22, which translates to MVASVLKTQSFIIFLILFFITIITSFSRLTVAYGYSELFGKYISPSSLGLKQEKLSHLHFYLHDVLSGKNITGIRVVDGKPSTNRSSQFMFGDVYVIDDPLTIEPDINSKTVGKAQGTYTVASQGELSLLMVTNFAFTEGKYNGSTLSVLGRNEVLSTVREIPIVGGSGVFRFARGYAQVRTQSINQARAIVEYNVFVFHYR; encoded by the coding sequence ATGGTGGCATCAGTGCTGAAAACCCAAAgcttcatcatcttcctcatccTCTTCTTCATCACCATCATCACCTCCTTCTCAAGACTCACCGTTGCCTATGGATATTCCGAGCTTTTCGGTAAATACATATCTCCATCATCACTAGGGCTCAAGCAAGAAAAGTTATCCCACCTTCACTTCTACTTACACGACGTACTTTCGGGCAAAAACATTACTGGGATTCGTGTCGTAGACGGAAAACCATCGACCAATCGTTCCTCACAGTTTATGTTCGGAGATGTATATGTCATCGATGACCCTTTGACAATTGAGCCCGACATCAACTCCAAAACGGTGGGAAAAGCACAGGGAACATATACAGTCGCATCGCAAGGTGAATTAAGCTTGTTAATGGTGACTAATTTTGCTTTCACGGAAGGCAAATACAATGGTAGCACCCTCAGTGTTTTGGGGCGAAATGAGGTTCTTTCCACCGTGCGAGAGATACCGATAGTCGGTGGGAGCGGCGTTTTCCGATTTGCACGTGGCTATGCTCAGGTGAGGACTCAATCAATCAATCAAGCCCGTGCTATTGTGGAGTATAATGTTTTTGTATTCCATTATAGATGA